TCAATAAATTGTAAACCTCATGCGGGCCAAAAACAAAGACTTTATCTGGTAATAGTGTTGATAAGATCGAGTTTTAGATAGTTTAGTTACATTAAGTGGTAGAGTTCTAATAATACTAAACTGAAGCTTAGATAGATGTGTGATAGAGAGTCGTGTAAtattaaatcaaatatatttgattggTTGGTGCATTTTTACATAAATGATAGATCTTATATTCGATTCCAAGGATAAATGTCAATGAAAATATCAggcaatttttttattaatttattacaaATAAAATGTAGAAAATTATTACTCGGATAAAGAAAGTATCACATAATTTCTGGTTTCAGGAAGTTAACTGGAGCTCCTATGCATTGGAAGCCTCGTCTGCAAGCTCCAGAGCATGTCGGATCATGAACCTCAAGTCTTCGCACGACGAACCTCCTTCCATTGACTCCTTGGCCTTCGCCGCCAGCTCCTTGGCgcgcttcctcctctcttctgctTCCGCTCCTTCCAGCAGCTCCGTGACCGCCTTCTCTACATCCTCCCGGGTGATCAGACCTTCCGCATCATCGGCCATATAAACGATGGACGTGTTGGCCTTGAGCGCCACCCCGATCCGTAAAATTTCTACCACCAGCTTCTCGTTGAGAAACTGGTCGAAGAAGTGCGCCCATGTTAACATCGGCACTCCCACCGACACCGCCTCCAGCgtcgagttccacccgcagtgcgtCATGAATCCTCCCACGGAGGGGTGTGACAGGATCAGCACCTGCGGCGCCCACCCCCTCAGTATCAGGCCCTTCGTTCTCTCTTCGAACCCCTCGGACAGAAATCTGGCCACCTCCGGCCTCATCTCTTTCTCCCTGATCACCCAGACGAATGGCCTCTTCGACGCCTCCAGGCCGAGGCCTATCTCGATCAGATGAGAAGCGCTGTGGCTCGCGATGCTTCCGAAGCTAACGTAGATGACGGACGCCGTCTCCTTGGCGTCGAGCCAGTTCCTAATGTAGTTCTCGTCCACGTTCATCTTGTTCCCCCTCGTGAACTTGTCGCCGGTCTCCTTGTTGGAGAGGCAGACTGGTCCTATAGCCCAAACCTTCTTCTCGAGGTCCTTCTGGTAGCTATCGATGAAGGCGACCTCCAGTTCGCGAAAGCTGTTCATCACCAACCCATCGGCCGTGGATTCAGCCTCCGCCACCTCGTCGCGAAGCTTCTCAATTCCTGGATAGTCGAACAAACCCAAAGCTTGGCCTCTCACCACCTCCACCTCGTGAGGCAAGTCGGGCACGAGGAGGCGTTCGAATGCATCGGCTCCGGGCTTATGTTTTCCCACGTTACGAGTGCACAAGAGGAAGAAGCAGGAGGGCGCGTGGTACACATACCGAGGCACGCGCAGCTCGCGAGCGATCTCCCTTGTCCACGGGGTGCTTGCGTCGGAGATGATGCAGCTCGGCTTCGGGCACTGCTGACGGAGGTAGAGCAACAATGGTTCTCGCAGCAAGCTCAACCCCTCGTAGAAGTTTTTGTAGAGCTCCAACGACGGGACGAGGTCGTAGCACTCGCAGCCCTCCGGCAACCCAGCTTCGGCACAGGGGAACCGAAGCTCGATAAATCGAATCAGCAGGCCGGCCGCGTTTGCACGATCAATTACGGCCTTGAACCGGGCGGTGTTTTGGGGGGTGGTCAAGACGCTGACGGCCACCCCGTGGAGCGCGAGAAGACGAGCCAGGTCGATCATGGGGATCATGTGGCCTTGGGCGAAGAGAGGAACCAAGACGAAGTGGGGTTTCCGGTTGCCGTAGCTCATGGCCGTTAGGTCGGTCATTTCGAgcagggaagaggaggaggttcAGCTTGTGGCAGCCGCT
This Musa acuminata AAA Group cultivar baxijiao chromosome BXJ1-2, Cavendish_Baxijiao_AAA, whole genome shotgun sequence DNA region includes the following protein-coding sequences:
- the LOC135612035 gene encoding UDP-glycosyltransferase 73E1-like, with product MSYGNRKPHFVLVPLFAQGHMIPMIDLARLLALHGVAVSVLTTPQNTARFKAVIDRANAAGLLIRFIELRFPCAEAGLPEGCECYDLVPSLELYKNFYEGLSLLREPLLLYLRQQCPKPSCIISDASTPWTREIARELRVPRYVYHAPSCFFLLCTRNVGKHKPGADAFERLLVPDLPHEVEVVRGQALGLFDYPGIEKLRDEVAEAESTADGLVMNSFRELEVAFIDSYQKDLEKKVWAIGPVCLSNKETGDKFTRGNKMNVDENYIRNWLDAKETASVIYVSFGSIASHSASHLIEIGLGLEASKRPFVWVIREKEMRPEVARFLSEGFEERTKGLILRGWAPQVLILSHPSVGGFMTHCGWNSTLEAVSVGVPMLTWAHFFDQFLNEKLVVEILRIGVALKANTSIVYMADDAEGLITREDVEKAVTELLEGAEAEERRKRAKELAAKAKESMEGGSSCEDLRFMIRHALELADEASNA